The following coding sequences are from one Kallotenue papyrolyticum window:
- a CDS encoding AAA family ATPase, translating into MHDTRRPLGVFLFFGPTGVGKTELARALVGYLFGDEQRLVRFNMPDLDENTLFGYSHAWTLQGRRGQLTTRLNNQPLPVLLLDEFEKTKKKEHDLFQRFLQLFDEGTLINGVGEEINLRNSIIILTSNLAAELIYQGDLGFTSQRESASLEQRAARCVEEFYTPEFVNRIDQIVFFHPLTRTTIRLIARRELNELLRRDGVLRRGIAVEFDDALVDWILDRRSRL; encoded by the coding sequence GTGCACGATACGCGCCGTCCGCTGGGCGTGTTCCTCTTCTTCGGGCCGACGGGCGTGGGCAAGACCGAGCTGGCGCGCGCGCTGGTGGGATACCTCTTCGGCGACGAGCAGCGCCTGGTGCGCTTCAACATGCCCGATCTGGACGAAAATACTCTGTTCGGCTACAGCCATGCCTGGACCTTGCAGGGGCGGCGCGGCCAGTTGACGACGCGCCTGAATAATCAGCCACTGCCGGTGCTGCTGCTGGATGAGTTTGAGAAGACCAAGAAGAAGGAGCACGACCTGTTCCAGCGCTTCCTGCAACTCTTCGACGAAGGCACACTGATTAACGGCGTCGGCGAGGAGATCAACCTGCGCAACAGCATCATTATTCTGACCTCCAACTTGGCCGCCGAGCTGATCTATCAGGGCGATCTCGGCTTTACCTCCCAGCGCGAGAGCGCCTCGCTGGAGCAACGCGCCGCGCGGTGCGTCGAGGAGTTCTACACGCCCGAATTCGTCAATCGCATCGACCAGATCGTCTTCTTCCATCCGCTGACGCGCACCACCATCCGCCTGATCGCGCGGCGCGAGCTGAACGAGCTGCTGCGCCGCGACGGCGTGCTCCGGCGCGGTATTGCGGTCGAGTTCGACGATGCGCTGGTCGACTGGATCCTGGATCGTCGATCGCGGCTATAG
- a CDS encoding SIMPL domain-containing protein: protein MNMRLLMIVAMVTLIALALGVGVLLAAVLWPQPLAAQSNTAPVRQITVVGEGQASAPPDTASVQIGVQTEAATAREALSANNTQMRALIAKLKELGIADRDLQTSGFSIYPRYSDDGRQVIGYQVSNLVTVKIRQLAQAGTLLDQVVDVGANQISGIGFLIDDPAPLQQSARQAAIADARRRAEAMAQAAGVQLGPVLTISETISAPPVPYPMAARAQDAGSVPVQPGEQTITAQVQISFELR from the coding sequence ATGAACATGCGCCTCTTGATGATCGTCGCTATGGTCACCCTGATCGCGCTGGCCCTGGGTGTGGGCGTGCTGCTTGCCGCCGTGCTGTGGCCGCAACCGCTGGCCGCGCAGAGCAACACGGCCCCGGTGCGCCAGATCACCGTGGTTGGTGAAGGGCAGGCCAGTGCTCCGCCCGACACCGCCAGCGTGCAGATCGGCGTGCAGACCGAGGCAGCCACCGCCCGCGAAGCGCTGAGCGCCAACAACACCCAGATGCGCGCGCTGATCGCCAAGCTCAAGGAGCTGGGCATCGCCGACCGCGACCTGCAGACCAGTGGCTTCAGCATCTACCCACGCTACAGCGACGACGGGCGACAGGTGATCGGCTACCAGGTCAGCAACCTGGTGACGGTCAAAATCCGCCAACTGGCCCAGGCCGGCACGCTGCTCGATCAGGTGGTGGACGTTGGCGCCAACCAGATCAGCGGCATCGGCTTCCTGATCGACGATCCCGCGCCGCTGCAACAGAGCGCCCGTCAGGCGGCCATCGCCGATGCGCGCCGCCGCGCCGAGGCCATGGCGCAGGCTGCCGGCGTGCAGCTCGGGCCGGTCCTGACCATCAGCGAAACGATCAGCGCGCCGCCGGTGCCGTATCCCATGGCCGCCCGCGCGCAGGACGCCGGCAGCGTGCCAGTGCAGCCGGGCGAACAGACCATCACCGCGCAGGTGCAGATCAGCTTCGAGCTCCGCTAA